The Formosa sp. Hel1_33_131 genome window below encodes:
- a CDS encoding GatB/YqeY domain-containing protein, with translation MSLQDSVMTALKAAMKSKDTVALTALRSIKSAILLARTSGADAEMNEEDEFKLLQKLVKQRKDSAAIFTEQNRLDLAEPELAEVEVISQFLPQMLDESEVEKVVVDTIASLGASGMKDMGRVMGVVSKTLAGKTDGKTISTLVKAKLS, from the coding sequence ATGAGCTTACAAGATTCAGTTATGACCGCGCTTAAGGCCGCTATGAAATCCAAGGATACCGTAGCCCTTACGGCATTAAGATCCATTAAATCCGCTATTTTATTAGCCCGTACGAGTGGTGCTGATGCGGAGATGAATGAAGAAGACGAGTTTAAATTATTACAAAAATTAGTCAAACAACGTAAGGACAGTGCGGCGATATTTACAGAGCAAAATCGTTTAGATTTGGCAGAACCTGAATTGGCAGAAGTCGAAGTCATCAGTCAATTTTTACCGCAAATGTTAGACGAATCTGAAGTTGAAAAAGTAGTGGTAGATACCATTGCATCTTTAGGCGCTTCTGGAATGAAAGACATGGGACGTGTGATGGGTGTGGTGAGTAAAACCCTCGCAGGTAAAACCGATGGCAAAACAATATCAACTTTAGTGAAAGCTAAGTTGTCTTAA